The stretch of DNA AGAACGACCTCAGCACCCGGCACAGCTTCTACATCCGCCAAGAGTAAGCCGTGAAGGTCTACCGCTCTTCCTCAACTTTCCCCGCCTCGACCAAGAACCCGGTCGTGGCCCTGGGAAATTTCGACGGCGTCCATCAAGCTCATCAAAAGATGTTCAAGCTCGCGATCCGCGAGGCCAAGCGGGTCAAGGGCCGCTCGGTGGCTTACACCTTCGACCCTCATCCGGTGAAAATTCTCTCCCAGGTCGCGGCGCCGCCGATGATCAACACCCTGGAGCAAAAGCTGGAGCTGATGAATAAAACCGGGCTGGACGCGGCGGTGGTCGAACCCTTCGACCTGAAGTTCGCCCACCTCGGAGCCGAGGAATGGTTCCGAAAAATCTTGCTCAAGCGGCTCCACGCCGTGGGCGTGGTGGTGGGCTACGACTTCACCTTCGGCAGCCGGCGCAGCGGAACCGTCGAAGTGCTGGAGCGGCTCTGCGCCGAAGCCGGCGTCTTCTGCCGGGTGCTGGAAGCCCAGCTCGAGGGCGAGGCCTTGATCAGCTCGACCCAGATCCGGGCCTTCGTCGCCAAGGGCGAGGTCGAGCTCGCCGCCAACTTGCTCGGCCGCTGGTTCTTCGTCGATGGAACGGTGATTCGGGGAGCCGGCCGCGGAGCCGGCCTCGGTTTTCCGACCGCCAACCTCAAGACCGGGAATGAGCTCCTGCCGGCGACCGGCGTCTATGCTTGCTTCGCTCAGGTTGGAAGGAGGAAATACCGAGCGGTCGCCAACCTCGGTCAGAACCCGACTTTCGGCGGCAGCGCCTTGAGCCTGGAAGCCCACTTGCTGCATTTCAAGGGCAACCTCTACGGCAAAAAGCTGCGGCTCCACTTCGTCAAGCGGCTCCGCGAGGAGCGGAGCTTCGCGTCGGCCGCCGACCTGATCCAGCAGATCCGGGCCGACATCCGGCAGGCCCAGGAATTCCTGGCTAACGCTTAGACTTGGAATCCTCTCTCCGATAACCGCCGATCTGCTTGATATAGACCACCTCTCGGGCGCCCTCGGCCTCGCCGATCTGGAGAATCACCCTGAATCCCAAAGGAACCATCATGTTGGCGCTTCTTTCCTGA from bacterium encodes:
- a CDS encoding bifunctional riboflavin kinase/FAD synthetase, whose protein sequence is MKVYRSSSTFPASTKNPVVALGNFDGVHQAHQKMFKLAIREAKRVKGRSVAYTFDPHPVKILSQVAAPPMINTLEQKLELMNKTGLDAAVVEPFDLKFAHLGAEEWFRKILLKRLHAVGVVVGYDFTFGSRRSGTVEVLERLCAEAGVFCRVLEAQLEGEALISSTQIRAFVAKGEVELAANLLGRWFFVDGTVIRGAGRGAGLGFPTANLKTGNELLPATGVYACFAQVGRRKYRAVANLGQNPTFGGSALSLEAHLLHFKGNLYGKKLRLHFVKRLREERSFASAADLIQQIRADIRQAQEFLANA